The following proteins come from a genomic window of Planctomycetota bacterium:
- a CDS encoding trypsin-like serine protease translates to MKRFPVILLFVGLLVGVSNATDLPYKLPDPGRRLFDVAKLSMTPSDRIEIVKAMVHFAADQLDPNDPHEAAIAGRLLSMAMRLDPNNQQALLTHTKMARGLKPQRVGGNASARQLTMFLIGKAKAMTESKADADRDLAAYLLDLTVLLEDPSDDVIVMIESLRRDGHFAQENWAPPVPERAMPPAAPGEDAGANQVANPQVATPPAMAAEYWFIREGNQVRPLTKGDFELVGNRLDVKFRQSSAKQWLIFGEHPFVGDFEVRFTLRTPCGLVFFLDSNAGSSNDSEASPERAKNGRYDIIIRRANNLLSVTSNDRPINIFALTDLTRPLRLAFKSSEHRISMENFQVVHATGLAGEGANGFVHGVTIDEYPDPTLVANGDRGPPLDQYIAEFGVDGRFRPASAERQIVVTSWVRIDKAGTYQFVADDNKLVVSGEHVVSAKSSTTAQGVTHVDAELTPGMIKLEWTKAPGKGMVVGTWILPGETRIEPIPAQRMYRTAAPIALADLVTKEPFGFAAHADSREGKRKVVDATRLRSFGDPSPTLRPLPIDFASVNDSDRKTLAAAIVTVLRNHLLPNSLIKNRERDIINSLRAAIFQMLPEDRDALILGWQLRHGEMPEPIDEATARANMDALIPLAKRWAASSTDAERLLAALAYRMRLAMSPDDLDALYNIERLRLDRYVVFWPVTSGSLQQDVSASDEGKNPINPDDWWVYTAISHGWGTHVMPLALADGGVVDGAVWIEGAHPYGRLINWRTPIVGDFRIQAEIRGAAGFGLMSGLDTPKPHVIAWVARGPYSSYEPITVTRTGDKITVLVNGKEVVADLDPAADPARPAYFAVGYGKDTGLNVAFATVRSFEAAMRPTNAGPADARRYGLIVDEYTSQLEPVNPKEEMTNRTFINGAPAIRQYGTFDADGKTALTELRNVCLRGKVEIRDAGMHHFRVKGGVIRVGDAVGDFKRGPNISELNVELKPGLVPIEIFKPQRTRDVELTWAPAGARDFGPIELDRLTFDASQLHVDHGTVASLIDPSLRLAVRYAEPQIDYAARDYSGLLPETQRNSAADALMRWVNHALEMQSDQDARVAAEAIGMALHLVPGHREATLTNALFVAQRRLEPREPLRDGGLKEIDTTLSDARDKLLAQNSDAARQAAGYLNDLIALIDPDDARAQALIAKAINERTQPDWTWAGPDRRPLQPAPRKIGPSVEVASPIQPGQDISKQQMTTVASTAANSTTAKLEVVAANLTIDGRVVDATEAVRDRAGRFGMAFPIEAHELTNEFVPPTAHATLSIQTRFDGHVDTQTFTLPDYVMILPQAPADLVRFSSEPGHAFRGITILEARYGYDRTWGDVTQSFIDRWRVELERATTSKTPEPIGVFVNQSISAGHSRAMSTKSRLVVTYMERGQLRQASAGEGEQLWLAPTPENAIALEPLPIESSATTIAASPDGRWLFVAHEAQDRVTIWDIAQSKIDATLDVPMPRSMRYFEGRLCVAQYDPGRIVVCDRRGDHWRVSNAYNVPNGHPFYLSAADENHAKNTIFVSATHGTGFRWLRFNTQAGAIAPLDVAADGALEISTDGLMAAVQTAPGPRDGKIITIDLPALTDSASPKLSPVFSQQLMPPCFAGVGSHWYIGQRLSVGGKLIPVADSFKRTVMPDATEPMAYTLGPENLGAISLGLPALTLADRSVRYPAMNVTESWRGDSLNNVYCGPIAVHRGGKLHVFVVGSVTKRVLHLVTEPFERPAEVAQQPGDEHVVRYPILGADWSVASTPKRDAMLISQGPRLTVTSPDGVKKLEDLVLPYRYMRVAQRGDQLICLGAARIDVVDRQTLKVVKHADLPDCRVMDMALNPALSRTYVALEVASVTGQAGVCAIYLFDESTGQLNPIEGAFGKYLAIDSTGQILYAVHDDLKITEIVAEGVGGGMARVSPVTSGDSVLFKYEVRGPRLNMVDHADCMGRVLNGLYLTHDDRYLVCAVLTGGFARIQTKLACFDPTKMTPHFSIVLQNAGYTPMRIDVHPTRDLAVALTELRTLKVIDLASGNTVKHDVEVPAGFSGFQAAFTPDGSHVVLRGQVTQVGPNEPDHLRVMPIKIEAVDAPVAVVPQPKPQTPHPTVTRDQISAIDRQPAAEVMTPAVIAERYKNAVVVIKTDDDSGTGCVVGQGLVLTCAHVVPRSGAAKVLYRLRTDDPNRDFREAKSKMVYLDDEADLALLEIKPDGLMATVAIGPAAPAGLGAAVTLISNPGAGDQILDHTLTTGVVSSSRRMIKNRPYVQTNAAMNPGSSGGPVFDEHGLVIGIAVMKTSLEGTGFAIPSGELRAFLDKCVQDGANQPKP, encoded by the coding sequence ATGAAACGATTTCCCGTCATTTTGCTTTTCGTTGGGTTGCTCGTGGGCGTGTCCAATGCAACCGACTTGCCCTACAAACTGCCCGATCCGGGTCGCCGTCTGTTTGACGTCGCCAAGTTGTCGATGACGCCGTCCGATCGTATTGAGATCGTTAAGGCGATGGTGCACTTCGCTGCGGATCAGTTGGACCCGAATGATCCACATGAAGCCGCCATTGCGGGACGGCTGCTTTCGATGGCGATGCGGCTCGATCCGAATAATCAGCAGGCGCTTCTGACGCATACAAAGATGGCTCGCGGACTCAAGCCGCAGCGCGTTGGCGGCAATGCCAGTGCACGCCAATTGACGATGTTCCTGATCGGCAAGGCCAAAGCGATGACAGAGTCCAAGGCCGATGCGGATCGCGATCTGGCGGCCTACCTACTGGATTTGACCGTGCTGCTGGAGGATCCGAGCGACGATGTGATCGTCATGATCGAGTCGCTTCGACGAGACGGACACTTTGCACAAGAGAACTGGGCGCCGCCCGTACCGGAGCGTGCAATGCCGCCTGCGGCGCCGGGCGAGGATGCCGGCGCGAACCAAGTGGCCAACCCGCAAGTCGCAACACCGCCGGCAATGGCGGCCGAATATTGGTTCATCCGCGAGGGCAATCAGGTCCGACCATTGACCAAAGGTGATTTCGAGCTGGTGGGCAATCGTCTCGATGTGAAATTTCGGCAATCATCGGCCAAGCAGTGGCTGATCTTCGGCGAGCACCCATTTGTCGGCGATTTTGAAGTGCGCTTCACCTTGCGCACGCCGTGCGGCCTAGTCTTCTTCCTTGATTCGAACGCCGGCAGTTCGAACGATTCGGAAGCTTCCCCAGAGCGGGCGAAGAATGGTCGCTACGACATCATCATCCGCCGCGCGAACAATCTGCTATCGGTGACATCCAATGATCGCCCGATCAATATCTTCGCGCTTACCGATTTGACGCGCCCGTTGCGCCTTGCGTTCAAGTCGAGCGAGCATCGGATCTCCATGGAGAATTTTCAGGTGGTCCACGCAACCGGATTGGCCGGAGAAGGCGCGAACGGATTCGTACATGGCGTGACGATTGATGAATATCCAGATCCGACGCTTGTCGCCAACGGCGACCGCGGTCCGCCGCTGGATCAATACATCGCCGAGTTTGGAGTCGACGGACGATTTCGACCCGCATCAGCGGAGCGTCAGATCGTCGTGACGTCATGGGTCCGGATCGACAAGGCAGGCACGTATCAATTTGTCGCCGATGACAACAAGCTGGTCGTGAGCGGCGAGCATGTCGTGTCCGCCAAGTCGTCGACAACGGCACAAGGCGTGACGCACGTCGACGCCGAATTGACGCCGGGGATGATCAAACTGGAGTGGACCAAGGCGCCGGGCAAAGGAATGGTCGTCGGTACATGGATACTGCCGGGCGAGACTCGGATCGAACCAATCCCGGCGCAACGTATGTACCGCACCGCCGCACCGATTGCGCTGGCGGATCTGGTCACAAAAGAACCCTTCGGTTTCGCCGCCCATGCGGATAGTCGCGAGGGCAAACGCAAAGTCGTCGACGCGACCCGACTGCGCAGCTTCGGCGATCCTAGTCCCACGCTTCGACCTCTTCCGATCGATTTCGCGAGTGTGAATGATTCGGACCGCAAGACGCTTGCCGCGGCGATCGTAACCGTCTTGCGGAATCATTTGCTTCCCAATTCGCTCATTAAGAATCGCGAACGCGACATCATCAACAGCTTGCGAGCGGCGATCTTTCAGATGTTGCCTGAAGATCGCGATGCATTGATTCTCGGCTGGCAACTGCGTCACGGCGAAATGCCCGAGCCCATTGATGAGGCGACCGCTCGCGCGAACATGGACGCTCTCATCCCTCTGGCGAAACGATGGGCGGCATCATCGACTGATGCGGAGCGCCTCTTGGCGGCGCTCGCCTACCGGATGCGTCTTGCGATGTCGCCGGATGATCTGGACGCGCTTTACAACATTGAGCGATTGCGCCTTGATCGCTATGTGGTTTTCTGGCCGGTGACAAGCGGCAGCCTGCAGCAGGATGTGTCAGCGAGCGACGAAGGGAAAAATCCGATCAACCCCGACGACTGGTGGGTCTACACCGCGATTTCGCACGGGTGGGGAACCCATGTGATGCCTCTGGCGCTTGCCGACGGCGGCGTGGTCGACGGGGCCGTCTGGATCGAAGGGGCTCATCCCTACGGCCGGCTGATCAATTGGCGCACACCCATCGTCGGCGACTTCCGTATTCAAGCGGAGATTCGGGGAGCCGCGGGATTCGGCCTCATGAGCGGACTCGACACGCCGAAGCCGCACGTTATCGCGTGGGTCGCGCGCGGTCCGTATTCGTCGTATGAACCGATCACCGTGACGCGCACCGGCGACAAGATCACAGTGCTGGTCAACGGCAAAGAAGTTGTTGCGGATCTCGACCCGGCGGCCGACCCGGCGCGACCGGCCTACTTCGCGGTTGGCTACGGCAAAGACACGGGACTCAATGTTGCGTTCGCCACGGTTCGCAGCTTCGAGGCGGCGATGCGGCCCACGAATGCGGGACCTGCGGATGCACGGCGTTATGGATTGATCGTCGACGAGTATACGAGCCAACTGGAACCGGTGAACCCGAAGGAAGAGATGACGAATCGCACGTTCATCAATGGCGCACCGGCGATACGGCAATACGGCACTTTCGACGCAGACGGAAAGACGGCGCTGACCGAACTTCGCAATGTCTGTCTGCGCGGCAAAGTGGAGATTCGTGATGCAGGGATGCACCACTTCCGTGTCAAAGGCGGCGTGATCCGCGTCGGCGATGCGGTCGGTGATTTCAAACGCGGCCCCAACATCAGCGAACTCAATGTCGAACTCAAGCCTGGGCTAGTGCCGATTGAAATATTTAAGCCGCAGAGAACGCGTGATGTTGAACTGACGTGGGCCCCGGCCGGCGCACGAGATTTTGGGCCGATCGAGTTGGATCGACTCACATTCGATGCGTCGCAACTTCACGTCGATCACGGAACCGTCGCATCGCTGATTGATCCGTCGCTGCGCCTCGCGGTACGTTACGCCGAGCCGCAGATCGATTATGCCGCCCGGGACTACTCCGGTTTGCTGCCCGAGACGCAGCGGAATTCAGCAGCGGATGCACTGATGCGATGGGTGAATCATGCTTTGGAGATGCAGTCAGATCAGGATGCTCGCGTTGCCGCGGAGGCGATCGGGATGGCGCTCCACCTGGTGCCGGGACATCGCGAGGCAACTCTAACAAACGCATTGTTCGTAGCGCAGCGGAGACTCGAACCACGCGAGCCTCTGAGAGACGGCGGCCTCAAGGAAATCGACACAACCCTCAGTGACGCGCGGGACAAGTTGCTCGCGCAGAACAGCGATGCCGCTCGGCAGGCTGCAGGCTACCTCAACGACCTGATCGCCTTGATCGACCCCGATGACGCGCGGGCGCAGGCGCTGATCGCCAAAGCGATCAATGAAAGGACTCAGCCCGATTGGACCTGGGCCGGGCCGGACCGTCGACCGCTGCAGCCGGCGCCGCGTAAGATCGGACCGTCGGTTGAAGTCGCCTCGCCGATTCAGCCCGGGCAGGACATTTCCAAGCAGCAGATGACCACGGTCGCCTCTACAGCCGCCAACAGCACCACAGCGAAGCTCGAAGTGGTTGCCGCCAATCTGACCATCGACGGCCGTGTAGTCGACGCCACGGAAGCGGTGCGAGACCGGGCGGGTCGATTCGGCATGGCGTTCCCGATCGAAGCGCACGAACTGACGAATGAATTTGTCCCGCCAACGGCCCATGCGACGCTGTCGATTCAGACTCGATTTGACGGCCACGTCGATACACAAACTTTCACATTGCCCGATTATGTCATGATTTTGCCGCAGGCGCCCGCTGATCTGGTACGTTTCAGCAGCGAGCCCGGCCACGCTTTTCGTGGCATCACCATTCTCGAAGCACGCTACGGATACGATCGCACGTGGGGCGATGTGACTCAATCGTTCATCGATCGATGGCGAGTTGAACTAGAGCGCGCGACCACGAGCAAGACGCCCGAGCCGATCGGTGTATTCGTCAATCAGAGCATCAGCGCAGGTCATTCGCGTGCGATGAGCACAAAATCACGCCTCGTCGTCACATATATGGAGCGAGGTCAATTGCGGCAGGCTTCCGCGGGTGAGGGCGAGCAGCTTTGGCTGGCGCCGACGCCGGAAAACGCCATTGCATTGGAACCGCTGCCGATCGAGTCGTCCGCGACGACCATCGCCGCGTCGCCGGATGGACGTTGGCTCTTTGTGGCGCACGAGGCACAAGATCGAGTCACCATTTGGGACATCGCGCAATCAAAAATTGACGCTACGCTCGACGTTCCGATGCCGCGCAGCATGCGTTATTTCGAGGGCCGACTGTGTGTCGCGCAGTACGATCCGGGACGGATCGTTGTATGCGATCGCCGGGGCGACCATTGGCGCGTCAGTAATGCTTACAATGTGCCGAATGGGCATCCCTTCTATCTCAGTGCCGCCGATGAGAATCACGCGAAGAATACGATCTTTGTCAGCGCCACCCATGGCACCGGATTTCGCTGGTTGCGTTTCAATACGCAAGCTGGCGCAATCGCACCATTGGATGTCGCAGCCGACGGCGCGCTGGAAATCAGCACCGATGGTCTGATGGCAGCGGTCCAAACAGCTCCCGGTCCGCGAGATGGCAAAATCATCACGATCGATCTGCCGGCACTGACGGATTCCGCGAGTCCAAAACTCAGCCCCGTCTTCAGTCAGCAATTGATGCCGCCCTGCTTCGCAGGTGTCGGATCACATTGGTATATCGGCCAACGGCTGAGTGTTGGGGGGAAGTTGATCCCCGTCGCCGATTCGTTCAAACGCACCGTCATGCCCGATGCGACGGAGCCGATGGCCTACACGCTCGGGCCGGAAAACTTGGGCGCGATCAGCCTCGGCCTTCCCGCGTTGACGCTCGCCGATCGGTCGGTCCGCTATCCCGCGATGAATGTGACCGAGTCATGGCGCGGTGATTCGTTGAACAACGTGTATTGCGGTCCAATCGCCGTGCACCGCGGCGGGAAATTGCATGTGTTCGTCGTCGGTTCCGTGACAAAGCGAGTCTTGCATCTGGTGACGGAGCCCTTCGAGCGACCGGCTGAAGTGGCCCAGCAGCCCGGCGACGAACATGTTGTCCGCTATCCGATCCTCGGCGCCGACTGGTCCGTCGCATCGACTCCGAAGCGCGATGCGATGTTGATTTCACAGGGGCCTCGACTCACGGTCACTTCCCCGGATGGCGTGAAGAAGCTCGAGGATCTGGTTCTGCCCTACCGCTATATGCGCGTCGCGCAACGCGGCGATCAACTTATCTGTCTCGGGGCTGCTCGCATTGATGTCGTCGATCGGCAGACGCTCAAGGTCGTCAAACATGCGGACTTGCCCGACTGTCGCGTCATGGATATGGCTTTGAATCCAGCGCTTAGCCGAACATATGTCGCGCTCGAGGTGGCTTCGGTGACAGGTCAGGCGGGCGTGTGTGCGATCTACCTCTTTGACGAATCCACGGGGCAGCTGAACCCGATCGAAGGCGCGTTCGGCAAGTATCTGGCGATCGACTCAACGGGCCAGATTCTCTACGCCGTTCACGACGATCTGAAAATCACAGAGATCGTCGCCGAGGGCGTCGGCGGCGGAATGGCTCGCGTGTCGCCGGTCACCAGCGGAGACTCCGTGCTATTCAAATATGAAGTGCGGGGACCCCGACTGAACATGGTCGATCACGCAGACTGCATGGGGCGCGTTCTGAACGGTTTGTATCTCACACACGATGATCGCTATCTGGTATGTGCAGTGCTGACAGGCGGATTCGCCCGTATTCAAACGAAGCTGGCGTGTTTTGACCCAACCAAGATGACGCCGCACTTCTCAATTGTGCTCCAGAACGCCGGGTACACGCCGATGCGAATTGATGTGCATCCGACGCGCGATCTGGCCGTGGCTTTGACAGAGCTGCGCACGCTTAAAGTGATTGACCTCGCCAGCGGCAACACCGTCAAGCATGACGTTGAAGTGCCCGCCGGATTTTCAGGTTTTCAGGCGGCGTTCACGCCGGATGGTTCGCACGTTGTCCTGCGCGGTCAGGTTACCCAAGTCGGGCCCAACGAGCCCGATCATCTGCGCGTCATGCCAATCAAAATCGAAGCAGTCGATGCGCCCGTTGCCGTCGTTCCACAGCCCAAGCCGCAAACTCCGCATCCGACGGTGACGCGTGACCAGATCTCAGCGATCGATCGGCAGCCGGCTGCGGAAGTGATGACTCCCGCCGTCATCGCGGAGCGATACAAGAATGCGGTCGTCGTGATCAAGACAGACGACGACAGCGGCACCGGATGCGTTGTCGGCCAAGGACTGGTTCTGACATGTGCCCATGTTGTGCCACGCTCAGGCGCAGCGAAGGTACTGTATCGACTCAGGACCGACGATCCCAACCGCGACTTCCGAGAGGCCAAGTCGAAGATGGTGTATCTGGATGACGAGGCCGATCTGGCGCTGCTTGAGATCAAGCCAGATGGTTTAATGGCAACGGTCGCGATCGGCCCTGCCGCCCCCGCCGGACTCGGCGCTGCGGTGACGCTGATCAGCAATCCGGGAGCCGGCGACCAGATACTCGATCACACGCTGACCACAGGCGTCGTCTCCAGTTCGCGTCGCATGATCAAGAACCGACCATACGTGCAGACCAACGCCGCCATGAATCCCGGCTCTAGCGGAGGACCCGTCTTTGACGAACACGGCCTCGTGATCGGCATTGCCGTGATGAAAACCAGCCTTGAGGGGACCGGCTTCGCCATCCCCTCCGGCGAACTTCGCGCATTCTTAGACAAATGCGTGCAGGATGGTGCGAATCAACCAAAGCCGTGA
- a CDS encoding AAA domain-containing protein encodes MTKRVVIGFLGTQLDAGPERAERWSKWRPSVSICQHEELLIDRFELLYEQKFERMMRMVVADIEAVSPETRVVPRLIDTGDPWDFERVYAALLDFAQAYPFEPDAEEYLVHITTGTHVAQICLFLLTESRHLPGKLIQTSPPRRRGQHNVPGEYAVIDLDLSRYDRIAQRFAREQREGLSSLKSGIDTRNSAFNALVEQIEHVAAHSAAPVLLTGPTGAGKSQMARRIFELKKRRHQLAGPFIEVNCATLRGDTAMSTLFGHKRGAFTGATADRPGLLRAANGGLLFLDEIGELGVDEQAMLLRALEERRFLPVGSDREVESSFQLIAGTNRDLSERVRDGHFREDLLARINLWTFRMPALIDRREDIEPNVRFELDRFAESAGSLVAFSREAHHHFMKFAMSNEAAWSGNFRDLNAAITRMATLASGGRITQKNVDDEIERLRAAWRPVMPTNAADAIVTEALGPDRAADLDPFDRVQLAEVLRVCQHSRSLAEAGRELFAVSRQRRRSVNDADRVRKYLLKFGLSGDGITR; translated from the coding sequence ATGACCAAGCGTGTTGTCATCGGGTTTCTCGGGACGCAGTTGGATGCGGGTCCGGAGCGGGCGGAGCGATGGTCCAAGTGGCGGCCGAGCGTGTCCATTTGCCAACATGAGGAGTTGCTCATCGATCGCTTTGAACTGCTCTATGAGCAGAAGTTCGAGCGGATGATGCGCATGGTGGTCGCGGACATCGAAGCGGTTTCACCGGAGACGCGGGTCGTGCCGCGCCTCATCGACACGGGGGATCCATGGGACTTTGAGCGGGTGTATGCAGCCCTGCTCGACTTTGCTCAGGCCTATCCGTTCGAGCCCGATGCGGAGGAATACCTCGTTCACATCACCACCGGGACGCACGTGGCGCAGATCTGTCTTTTTCTGCTCACAGAATCGCGTCATCTGCCCGGGAAATTGATCCAGACCTCGCCGCCGCGGCGTCGGGGTCAACACAATGTGCCGGGCGAATATGCGGTCATCGATCTGGATCTGTCGCGATACGACCGGATTGCACAGCGATTCGCGCGCGAGCAGCGCGAGGGATTGTCATCCCTCAAGTCCGGCATCGATACCCGCAACTCGGCTTTCAACGCGCTCGTCGAGCAGATCGAGCACGTGGCGGCTCACTCGGCGGCGCCGGTCCTTTTGACGGGCCCAACGGGGGCTGGCAAATCGCAGATGGCCCGGCGGATATTCGAACTCAAGAAGCGGCGGCATCAATTGGCGGGTCCGTTCATCGAAGTCAACTGCGCCACGCTGCGCGGCGACACCGCCATGAGCACGCTCTTCGGTCACAAGCGCGGCGCATTCACCGGCGCCACCGCAGATCGCCCCGGCCTGCTTCGCGCCGCCAACGGCGGATTGTTGTTCCTCGACGAAATCGGCGAACTCGGCGTCGACGAACAGGCGATGCTCCTGCGTGCGTTGGAAGAGCGAAGGTTCCTGCCTGTGGGCAGCGATCGCGAAGTCGAGAGCAGCTTTCAACTCATCGCCGGCACCAATCGCGATCTGTCGGAGCGCGTGCGCGACGGACACTTTCGCGAAGACTTGCTGGCTCGAATCAATCTCTGGACTTTTCGCATGCCGGCGCTGATCGACCGGCGGGAGGACATCGAGCCGAATGTTCGTTTCGAGCTCGACCGATTTGCTGAGTCGGCTGGTTCGCTCGTGGCGTTCAGTCGAGAGGCGCATCATCATTTCATGAAGTTCGCCATGTCAAACGAAGCCGCATGGTCGGGCAACTTCCGCGATCTGAATGCGGCGATCACACGTATGGCGACGCTCGCCTCGGGGGGACGCATCACCCAAAAGAATGTTGACGACGAGATCGAGCGGCTTCGTGCGGCGTGGCGGCCGGTCATGCCGACGAACGCAGCCGACGCAATCGTCACTGAAGCGCTCGGCCCCGATCGCGCCGCTGATTTGGACCCGTTTGATCGGGTGCAACTGGCGGAGGTGCTGCGCGTCTGCCAGCACAGTCGTTCGCTCGCTGAGGCCGGGCGGGAATTGTTCGCTGTTTCTCGACAACGTCGGCGCAGCGTGAACGATGCGGATCGCGTGCGAAAATACTTGTTGAAATTCGGGCTCTCAGGCGACGGCATCACGCGATAG
- a CDS encoding TROVE domain-containing protein, translating into MANKNLFKSTIGRLLPKTNAVNEAGGPAYRSDPRHALAVYAATGCLNDTFYASADVQLDRVMALCAKVEPEFIARVALFTRERNHMKDLPALLAAALSVRSPGLLAEIFDRVIDSPKMLRNFVQIIRSGVVGRKSLGSLPKRLIVQWLDARTDEQLFVGSIDNDPSMADVLKMVHPKPKSTAREALYGYLLGREYNTDALPEIVRRYEAYKRADDRRELDTPDVPFQMLTALGLDTWEWKGIARLAPWQMTRMNLNTFARHGVFEDGELVRIVSDRLRDPQLIARSRVLPYQLMIAFNMTQGLLPWDISAALQDAMEIAVANVPCVDGRVFVFPDVSGSMQSPITGHRHGSTSAVRCVDIAALVAAAMLRTNPAAMVVPFEAKAIAPEDVGLNPRDSIMTNARKLTSLPCGGTNCSAPLALLNARKARGDLVIYVSDNESWMDSPHYGHWGGSATATMHEWSIFKQRNPQAKMICIDIQPYTTTQAQERDDIFNVAGFSDQVFDLIAAVSSGDASTGYWVNQIEAVSI; encoded by the coding sequence ATGGCCAACAAGAACCTGTTCAAGTCGACGATCGGCCGGCTTCTTCCCAAGACCAACGCGGTCAACGAAGCGGGCGGGCCGGCGTACCGTTCGGACCCCCGCCACGCCCTGGCGGTCTACGCCGCGACGGGTTGCCTCAACGACACGTTCTACGCGTCGGCGGACGTACAGCTTGATCGCGTCATGGCGCTGTGCGCCAAGGTCGAGCCGGAGTTCATCGCTCGCGTGGCGCTGTTCACGCGTGAGCGGAACCACATGAAGGATCTGCCGGCACTGCTGGCGGCGGCGCTTTCGGTGCGGTCGCCGGGCCTGCTGGCGGAGATCTTCGATCGCGTGATCGACTCGCCGAAGATGCTTCGCAACTTCGTGCAGATCATCCGCAGCGGCGTGGTCGGGCGCAAGTCGCTCGGCTCGCTGCCCAAGCGCCTGATCGTGCAGTGGCTCGACGCGCGAACGGACGAGCAACTGTTCGTCGGCTCGATCGACAACGATCCGTCGATGGCGGACGTCTTGAAGATGGTCCATCCCAAGCCCAAGTCCACGGCGCGCGAAGCGCTCTACGGCTACCTGCTCGGCCGCGAGTACAACACCGATGCCCTTCCGGAAATTGTCCGCCGTTACGAGGCGTACAAGCGGGCCGACGATCGCCGCGAGCTCGACACGCCCGACGTCCCGTTCCAGATGCTCACCGCGCTGGGGCTCGACACTTGGGAGTGGAAGGGCATCGCGCGACTGGCGCCGTGGCAGATGACGCGAATGAACCTCAACACGTTCGCTCGGCATGGCGTGTTTGAGGACGGCGAACTCGTCCGCATCGTGTCGGATCGGCTGCGCGACCCGCAGCTCATCGCCCGGTCGCGCGTCCTGCCGTACCAGTTGATGATCGCGTTCAACATGACGCAGGGTTTGCTGCCGTGGGACATCAGCGCGGCGCTGCAGGATGCGATGGAGATCGCCGTCGCCAACGTGCCGTGTGTGGACGGTCGGGTCTTCGTCTTCCCGGACGTTTCCGGGTCGATGCAGTCGCCGATTACGGGTCATCGACACGGGTCGACCAGCGCGGTGCGCTGCGTGGACATCGCGGCGCTGGTGGCGGCGGCGATGCTGCGGACGAATCCGGCGGCGATGGTCGTGCCGTTCGAGGCGAAGGCGATTGCGCCCGAAGACGTCGGGCTCAACCCGCGCGATTCGATCATGACCAACGCCCGGAAGCTCACGTCGCTGCCGTGCGGCGGAACGAACTGCTCGGCTCCGCTCGCCCTGCTCAATGCCCGCAAGGCCCGCGGCGATCTGGTCATCTACGTCTCGGACAACGAGTCGTGGATGGACAGCCCGCACTACGGGCACTGGGGCGGGTCGGCGACGGCGACGATGCACGAGTGGAGCATCTTCAAGCAGCGTAATCCGCAGGCGAAGATGATCTGCATCGACATTCAGCCGTACACGACCACGCAGGCCCAGGAGCGCGACGACATCTTCAACGTCGCCGGCTTCAGCGATCAGGTCTTCGACCTCATCGCGGCCGTGTCGAGCGGCGACGCTTCGACTGGCTACTGGGTCAATCAGATCGAGGCGGTCTCGATCTGA